The genomic DNA GAACTGCAGCGGGATAGCCTTATGGTGAGACCCAGTAGGACAGACACTAACACAAGGGAaaccccccaagcagacacagaCAACATAACTAAAGTTTTGGTTGTCATTATGGACGTGTACCTTAATGGGTAACATATGGCCACATACCTGTCAAAAGCCATAATGATCAGTATCATATGTGAGGCTGATCCAAACATGTGACTGAAAAAGGCCTGAGCAACACATTGGCTGTACGTGATAAACCTCTCAGTTGAAACAATGTCAGCCATGAGGCGAGGCAACAAGACAGTGTTGCCAACCAGATcatttacagacaggttacagaagaGGATATACATTGGTTGGTGCAAGCTTCTCTCTGTGATGATGGCGACCAGGACTCCAATGTTAGACACAAGGAGGGCGAGATAGACAAACAGCAAGGAGAAAAAAATTGGATACATGAATGTCTGTGACAATTGAAAACCCTGGATGTAAAGGATATGGCTTGGTAATGACATGTTGTCGTCCATCCTGTTAGCAATGCAGGGCAAACCTGTAAAAAAAGgacagaaatataaataaaaatgatCATTTGTTAtaattgtaaatacaaatttaaaTGAAGATATACTACACATACTGTTTGAATCCTCTTTTTTCAATCTGCTGCTGTAGTCAGTCAAGAGGAAAACCTGTATACAGGCAGTCCTCAAAAGCCACACTTGTACCTTGCTGAAGAGGGTATGAATCCTGCCACAGGTATCGGCCACATCCTTTTTATCTAAAACACTCCCCCATCATTTATCATCCTTCATTTTATGTCAACAATGATGAGGTAAGTCAAATGGTCACGTGATTATCAACATGTGGATTTTCATGTCATATTCTCAAGAGCTATAGCTAGGCAACTCCTCTTGAGAAGGACATTGttatacatttaaaatgttgaAAATATTGTGTGAGCGACCACTAATGGAAGCCATCTGGCAACTAGATTTTGAATGTTAATCTGTAGCTGTTTGTTAGCCTGGTCCTGGATTTGTTCGTGCCGTCTTCACACCAAGCAGGCCAACATGGCTGGTTGGCGTGACAGTTACTCCATATAGGACTTGGATAGACAGCACAAACAGTTTTGGTACTAGACTAGCTGGTCTTTTTGTGCTGTGTAGGATCAAATCCTGATATATAACGtacgtggacaccccttcaaattagtggatttggctatttcagccacacccatagctgacaggtgtataaaatagagcacacagcctaagatcagcatgcgcagtgccaagcatcggctgaagtggtgtaaagctcaccgccattggactctggatcagtagaaacgcgttctctggagtgatgaatcacgcttcaccatctggcagtctgacggacgattCTGGGTTTGGcgtatgccaggagaacgctacctgccccaatgcatagtgcagtttaaagtttggtggaggaggaataattgtctggggctgtttttcatggttcaggcttggccccttagttccaatgaagggaaatattaacgctacagcatacactgACATTCTAGACAAGGCCTGGGCATTTATTTTCCATTGggggccacattagaatatagTTTTGCCATCGCGGGCaagaatcatattacaggattatacatgtgtatgatatatctactgtaaattacGTCCAGATATGCTacatattttagttttttaacatgcacagaaataaaaCCACATCCATgtctccttttggtaggtattttcattGTTATCAACTACACGGAGGGAAAGGTACACTGTGCATTCCGCAACTCTTGTTAACAGGTATGCACAAAAAcataggaaagagagagagctcaacattacatttaaactactcaatcagtgtgaggagtgaagtgggcattgactagagcagtgaagtcaggtctCGTTTCTGACATCGCTATGTGCAGGACtgctgagaggtgagagtcatTAAGAGATGATCTGTGCATTGACTTgatatatttcatcactgaaaatgtctgttcacatacataggttgacccaaacagtacaaacatcttctgagcatgactcctaatctttggaaagttttgtttatcgaaagatgcatagaacctcgtcagtgacatttgaatagttctccaatcactgcatcagactgaagattgATAAGCTCAGTGGGagtgttatccacattgaagatga from Salmo trutta chromosome 26, fSalTru1.1, whole genome shotgun sequence includes the following:
- the LOC115163985 gene encoding olfactory receptor 52E4-like — protein: MDDNMSLPSHILYIQGFQLSQTFMYPIFFSLLFVYLALLVSNIGVLVAIITERSLHQPMYILFCNLSVNDLVGNTVLLPRLMADIVSTERFITYSQCVAQAFFSHMFGSASHMILIIMAFDRYVAICYPLRYTSIMTTKTLVMLSVSAWGVSLVLVSVLLGLTIRLSRCSSIIRNAYCDNASLFKLSCENVSINNIYGLFFTVLLFTSSMGSIAVTYFRIAVICWTKKSKELNNRALQTCASHLVVYLIMLWSGFLTIILHRFSDYPYLRKLAYVLFHVVPANLNPIIYGLQTKPLRQKIIQILSRKVTDS